A DNA window from Pseudodesulfovibrio thermohalotolerans contains the following coding sequences:
- a CDS encoding ABC transporter permease: protein MLRYGLVILVLGILWKLTALSLGGVVLPHPEDALAALAEAMTTRIFWEHFGVSLYRSVTAMALAWVTAFPLGLVMGSVRRVDKIMAPFVFLTYPVPKIVLLPIFLLLLGLGDTSKIAMIALILGYQILVTTRDGVRSIHPKYFDSVRSLGGSNMDVLREVLLPAALPHGFTALRLGTGVSVAVLFFVESFATTRGLGYMIMDAWGAMDYLTMFSGILGMSIMGAALYEVANVLERKVCRWMFLRAKD, encoded by the coding sequence ATGTTGCGCTACGGGCTGGTTATCCTGGTCCTGGGCATTTTGTGGAAGCTGACCGCCCTGTCCCTGGGCGGGGTTGTCCTGCCGCATCCCGAGGACGCTCTGGCCGCGCTCGCCGAGGCCATGACCACGCGAATCTTCTGGGAACATTTCGGGGTCAGCCTATATCGTTCGGTGACCGCAATGGCACTGGCCTGGGTGACCGCTTTTCCCCTGGGGCTCGTCATGGGCAGCGTCAGGCGGGTGGACAAGATCATGGCTCCCTTCGTCTTTTTGACCTATCCGGTGCCCAAGATCGTGCTTCTGCCCATCTTCCTGCTTCTGCTGGGATTGGGCGACACGTCCAAGATCGCCATGATAGCCCTTATCCTCGGCTATCAGATTTTGGTCACCACGCGCGACGGGGTGCGCTCTATCCATCCCAAGTATTTCGACTCGGTCCGCTCCCTGGGCGGCTCCAACATGGACGTTCTGCGCGAGGTCCTGCTTCCGGCGGCCCTGCCGCACGGGTTCACGGCACTCAGGCTCGGCACCGGCGTGTCCGTGGCCGTGCTTTTTTTCGTGGAATCCTTTGCCACCACCAGGGGGCTGGGCTATATGATCATGGATGCCTGGGGGGCCATGGATTATCTGACCATGTTCTCGGGTATCCTTGGAATGTCCATCATGGGCGCGGCCCTGTACGAGGTCGCCAATGTGCTGGAACGAAAGGTGTGCAGGTGGATGTTCCTGCGCGCCAAGGATTGA
- a CDS encoding ABC transporter ATP-binding protein: MLTAENLGKSYDGRSVISDVSFTLAEGETLAVVGPSGCGKTTLLYLLSGLSAPDEGRALLDGRPITGPAADISIILQDYGLLPWRTIIDNVALGLKIQGMGRKERMERARAQLAEVGIVGRDGDYPANLSGGEQQRVAIARAFVTRPRLTLLDEPFSSLDALTRERLQLALLDAWQVRRVPYVLVTHSLEEAVMLGQRIMVMSARPARPVAVFENPGFGDARIRDTEACFALLRELRHTVEAQW; this comes from the coding sequence ATGCTGACCGCAGAAAATCTGGGAAAGTCCTATGACGGCAGGTCCGTCATTTCAGATGTGTCGTTCACTCTTGCCGAAGGCGAGACGCTGGCCGTGGTCGGTCCGTCCGGCTGCGGCAAGACGACCCTGCTGTATCTGTTGAGCGGGCTGTCCGCCCCGGACGAGGGGAGGGCGCTTCTGGACGGCAGGCCCATCACCGGCCCGGCCGCCGACATTTCCATCATCCTTCAGGACTACGGCCTCCTGCCCTGGCGCACGATCATCGACAACGTGGCGCTGGGCCTCAAGATTCAGGGCATGGGCCGGAAGGAGCGCATGGAGCGGGCGCGCGCCCAACTGGCCGAGGTCGGCATCGTCGGTCGGGACGGCGACTATCCCGCCAATCTTTCCGGCGGCGAGCAGCAGCGGGTGGCCATCGCCCGCGCCTTTGTCACCCGCCCCAGGCTGACCCTTCTGGACGAACCGTTTTCCTCTCTGGACGCCCTGACCCGTGAACGTTTGCAGTTGGCCCTGCTCGATGCCTGGCAGGTGCGCAGGGTGCCCTACGTGCTCGTTACCCACTCCCTGGAAGAGGCGGTCATGCTCGGTCAGCGGATCATGGTCATGTCCGCGCGGCCGGCCCGGCCCGTGGCCGTGTTCGAGAACCCGGGCTTCGGCGATGCGCGTATCCGCGACACCGAGGCGTGCTTCGCGCTGCTCAGGGAACTGCGGCATACCGTGGAGGCCCAGTGGTGA
- a CDS encoding ABC transporter substrate-binding protein: protein MKKILLAMAVVLALATTARAENIKIRFGILPVIDTLPLQVADKEGLFARHGLDVSLVRFMSALERDTAMQAGQIDGYFGDLVATYLLLDRGVPMHIVVTSWRTTPGYPMFGIALSPAGRDRNLVEMKGRTLTLSKSTVIEFLADKLEDHFGVGHDYFERVEVKKLPIRLQMLLTDQMDAALLPEPLLSLARLKGGSVLATAEDLDLPLTVLCLHKRYFGNGGDAYAKFMAAYGEAVRLLAENPEKYRPLMAETCRIPKPLISRFPVYPFPAPALPASSELAEVQDWMVAKGLLKKRVPDAVALPPEIR, encoded by the coding sequence ATGAAGAAAATACTTCTCGCCATGGCCGTGGTTCTGGCCCTGGCCACCACCGCTCGCGCGGAAAATATCAAGATTCGTTTCGGCATCCTGCCGGTCATCGACACGCTGCCGTTGCAGGTGGCTGACAAGGAAGGGCTGTTCGCCCGCCACGGACTGGATGTGAGCCTGGTCAGGTTCATGTCCGCGCTGGAGCGCGACACGGCCATGCAGGCGGGGCAGATCGACGGCTATTTCGGCGACCTGGTCGCCACGTATCTGCTCCTGGACCGGGGCGTGCCCATGCACATAGTTGTGACTTCCTGGCGGACCACGCCGGGCTATCCCATGTTCGGCATCGCGCTTTCGCCCGCTGGCCGCGACAGGAATCTGGTCGAAATGAAGGGCCGCACGCTGACCTTGTCCAAGTCCACGGTCATCGAGTTTCTGGCCGACAAGCTGGAGGACCATTTCGGAGTGGGCCATGACTATTTCGAGCGGGTGGAGGTCAAGAAGCTGCCCATCCGCCTCCAGATGCTCCTGACCGACCAGATGGATGCCGCGCTCCTGCCCGAACCGCTTCTTTCCCTGGCCCGCCTCAAAGGCGGCAGCGTGCTGGCCACCGCCGAGGACCTGGACCTGCCCCTGACCGTGCTTTGTCTGCACAAGCGATATTTCGGCAACGGCGGGGATGCCTACGCCAAGTTTATGGCCGCCTACGGCGAGGCGGTCCGCCTCCTGGCCGAGAACCCGGAGAAGTACCGTCCGCTCATGGCCGAAACCTGCCGCATCCCCAAGCCGCTGATCTCCCGTTTCCCGGTGTATCCGTTCCCCGCGCCCGCGCTGCCCGCTTCGTCGGAGCTGGCCGAGGTCCAGGACTGGATGGTTGCCAAGGGCCTGCTCAAGAAGCGCGTGCCCGACGCCGTGGCCCTGCCTCCCGAGATCAGGTAG
- a CDS encoding SO_0444 family Cu/Zn efflux transporter, which yields MEIFVNIFAESWHVLVEAAPYVLFGFFVAGLLKGFVPDSFMARHLGGKSLGAVLKAAVMGVPLPLCSCGVLPAALGLRRQGASKGATTAFMISTPETGVDSMAVTYALIDPLMTVIRPVAATITAIFAGVLINAFPDDKAEAQPLAGLAGSSAGCTGCGCGGSCASAPPSTVSGRFMAGMRHAFGEMIEDIGRWLLVGVVVAGIISAAIPEDALDSYMGTGLFSYLVMLVVALPLYVCATASTPIAASLLLKGLSPGAALVFLLAGPATNGATVTVMLKTLGKRAAGLYVASIVACSLVLAWATDHLYAALGLDIRAVVSEVGELLPHWVGVVSALLTLALVARSFLPGHSHGHSHGDGRG from the coding sequence ATCGAGATTTTCGTCAATATTTTTGCCGAGTCGTGGCATGTTTTGGTCGAGGCCGCGCCGTATGTGCTCTTCGGTTTCTTCGTGGCGGGGCTGCTCAAGGGATTTGTCCCCGATTCGTTCATGGCCCGCCATCTGGGCGGCAAATCGCTGGGCGCGGTGCTCAAGGCCGCGGTCATGGGGGTGCCGCTGCCCCTGTGCTCCTGCGGCGTGCTGCCCGCCGCGCTCGGTTTGCGCAGGCAGGGGGCCAGCAAGGGGGCGACCACGGCCTTCATGATTTCCACCCCCGAGACGGGCGTGGACTCCATGGCCGTGACCTACGCGCTCATTGATCCGTTGATGACCGTCATCCGCCCCGTGGCCGCGACCATTACCGCCATTTTCGCCGGTGTGCTCATCAACGCCTTCCCGGACGACAAGGCCGAGGCCCAGCCCCTCGCCGGTCTCGCGGGAAGCTCGGCGGGCTGCACCGGCTGCGGTTGCGGCGGTTCGTGCGCGTCCGCGCCGCCTTCCACCGTGTCGGGGCGTTTCATGGCAGGGATGCGCCACGCCTTCGGTGAGATGATCGAGGATATCGGCCGTTGGCTGCTGGTGGGCGTCGTCGTCGCCGGGATCATCTCGGCGGCCATTCCCGAGGATGCCCTGGACAGCTATATGGGCACCGGCCTGTTTTCCTATCTTGTCATGCTGGTGGTGGCCCTGCCGCTCTATGTCTGCGCCACGGCTTCCACCCCCATAGCGGCCTCGCTCCTGCTCAAGGGCCTCTCGCCGGGCGCGGCTCTGGTCTTTCTTCTGGCCGGACCGGCCACCAATGGAGCGACCGTCACGGTCATGCTCAAGACCCTGGGCAAACGCGCGGCCGGGCTGTACGTGGCCTCCATCGTCGCCTGTTCCCTGGTTCTGGCCTGGGCCACGGATCATCTGTACGCCGCGCTTGGCCTGGACATCCGGGCCGTTGTGTCCGAAGTGGGCGAGCTGCTTCCGCATTGGGTCGGCGTGGTCTCGGCCTTGCTTACCCTGGCGCTTGTGGCCAGGAGTTTCTTGCCCGGTCATTCCCATGGCCATTCACACGGAGATGGTCGCGGCTAG
- a CDS encoding ArsR/SmtB family transcription factor translates to MSNVACSDTEQHAKNVSAARDSMLSEREFLFLAELFKALGDYTRVRILYALSIGELCVCALAEVLDMSQSAISHQLRLLRAAKLVRYRKEGKNVFYSLDDDHVRNLVSQGLDHIKEEA, encoded by the coding sequence ATGTCGAACGTAGCTTGCAGCGATACCGAACAGCACGCCAAAAACGTGTCTGCTGCCCGTGACTCCATGCTTTCGGAGCGGGAATTCCTGTTCCTGGCCGAACTCTTCAAGGCCCTGGGTGATTACACCCGGGTCCGCATCCTGTACGCCCTGTCCATCGGCGAGTTGTGCGTATGCGCACTGGCCGAGGTCCTGGATATGTCCCAGTCGGCCATATCCCATCAGTTGAGGCTGCTTCGGGCGGCCAAGCTGGTGCGCTACCGCAAGGAAGGCAAGAACGTTTTTTATTCCCTGGACGACGACCATGTGCGTAATTTGGTCTCCCAGGGGCTGGATCACATCAAGGAAGAGGCGTAG
- a CDS encoding NAD-glutamate dehydrogenase domain-containing protein: protein MNTEIHDDPAKVRKKLLKTLESSAAELVPWFYGNMPEYYFQTHSEDEQVRHLMALVSGMVRKDRQAIALHSPCGSRVTHISHGGDMDTLGRVLDQYRDKDIQHARLYSSRDDSLRLDTFVLAPQPACAADNATVKEVLEKAKAGEMGVASTDLNGFERFLGWVSDDYMEKFEPGRAVRHFKTCGCLENLERVEVQLEKDVHPGFDRVGVAMVQPPKKGLLHTVVNVFGREGVPVDRAYADEFERPGQSAISIMSFYLDRKRIELNEGDELWLRLKRQLEMCKWFAPHGLEALAYEDGWELGQVMLMQAAGEFAHQFLIRKDLHAYTSSRIVYALLKHREVTRLLMRYFEVRFDPAFAGDRVSAMRDQRELVRAAIRDVDNAIHRDILTYVYKFFRYTLRTNYYLEHKLGLSFRLDPLILAPLPKKERPFGVYCFHGPYSWAFHVRYRDMARGGVRVVRTWSQEQFEVESNRLLDEVTKLARAQQFKNKDIPEGGSKAVILLGPEGDIDLAVKSMVDSFLDLLVAPEGSNGFVQPGIVDYLGREEIIFLGPDENITPEHIQWMADRAARRGYKWPSAFMSSKPGAGIPHKKYGVTSEGVIVFAEELLRTLGIDPENEPFTVKITGGPAGDVASNVMRILIREFGKNAKIVAMTDGHGAVFDPEGMDHGELLRLMDNNLKAADFSRAELRGEGAFVVSTAEPEGTRIRNTLHNTAVADIFIPSGGRPDTMNMSNWKEFLQKDGTPSARGIVEGANIFISPDARAMLERAGVLAVPGPSANKTGVICSSYEILAGLILSEEEFMGIKDQYVGQLLVILRQRARSEARLLMREYKLAGGGRTITQLSYALSESINSLAGRVDDVLKESVKQVADDPALVEVLLAYCPAVLAERYRERLVNDLPRAHQLALLASFLSAKMLYQEGLGWADRLVSLRDVREVFLGYLAQEKTVAGLVAEVRAAGLEHGELIDRILDRSARKILTLDSLGLG, encoded by the coding sequence ATGAATACCGAGATTCATGACGATCCGGCGAAGGTCAGGAAGAAACTCCTGAAAACTCTGGAGAGCTCGGCCGCCGAGTTGGTGCCCTGGTTCTACGGCAACATGCCCGAGTATTATTTTCAGACCCACAGCGAGGACGAGCAGGTCAGGCATCTGATGGCGCTCGTCTCGGGTATGGTCCGCAAGGACAGGCAGGCCATCGCGTTGCACAGCCCGTGTGGCTCGCGGGTGACGCATATCTCCCACGGTGGGGACATGGACACGCTCGGCCGGGTGCTCGATCAGTATCGGGACAAGGACATTCAGCACGCGCGCCTTTATTCCAGCCGGGACGACTCCCTCAGGTTGGACACCTTCGTTCTCGCCCCGCAACCCGCCTGCGCCGCGGACAACGCGACGGTAAAGGAGGTCCTGGAAAAGGCGAAGGCCGGGGAAATGGGGGTAGCCTCCACCGACTTGAACGGTTTCGAGCGGTTTCTCGGCTGGGTCAGCGACGATTACATGGAAAAGTTCGAGCCGGGTCGAGCCGTGCGCCATTTCAAGACTTGCGGCTGCCTGGAGAATCTGGAGCGGGTGGAGGTCCAGCTTGAAAAGGACGTGCATCCCGGTTTCGATCGTGTCGGCGTCGCCATGGTCCAGCCGCCCAAGAAGGGGCTGCTGCATACGGTGGTCAATGTCTTCGGCCGGGAGGGCGTGCCCGTGGACCGGGCGTATGCCGACGAGTTCGAGCGGCCGGGCCAATCCGCCATTTCCATCATGAGTTTTTATCTCGACAGGAAGCGCATCGAACTCAACGAGGGGGACGAGCTGTGGCTGCGTCTTAAACGCCAGCTCGAAATGTGCAAGTGGTTCGCGCCGCACGGCCTGGAGGCCCTGGCCTACGAGGATGGCTGGGAACTGGGACAGGTCATGCTTATGCAGGCCGCCGGAGAATTCGCCCATCAGTTCCTCATCCGCAAGGATCTTCATGCCTATACCTCGTCGCGCATCGTCTACGCCCTTCTCAAGCACCGGGAGGTCACCCGGCTGCTTATGCGCTATTTCGAGGTGCGCTTCGATCCGGCGTTTGCCGGGGACCGCGTCTCGGCCATGCGCGATCAGCGCGAGCTGGTGCGGGCGGCCATCAGGGACGTGGACAACGCCATTCACCGCGACATCCTGACCTATGTCTACAAGTTCTTCCGCTACACCCTGCGGACCAATTATTATCTGGAACATAAGCTGGGCCTGAGTTTCCGTCTCGATCCGCTGATTCTGGCTCCGCTGCCCAAGAAGGAGCGCCCCTTCGGCGTGTACTGCTTCCACGGCCCGTACAGCTGGGCCTTCCACGTGCGCTATCGCGACATGGCCCGGGGCGGCGTCCGCGTGGTCCGGACCTGGAGCCAGGAGCAGTTCGAGGTCGAATCCAACCGGTTGCTCGACGAGGTCACGAAGCTGGCCCGCGCTCAGCAGTTCAAGAACAAGGACATCCCCGAAGGCGGCTCCAAGGCCGTCATTCTGCTCGGCCCGGAAGGCGACATCGACCTGGCGGTCAAATCCATGGTCGACTCCTTCCTGGACCTGCTCGTCGCGCCCGAAGGAAGCAACGGCTTCGTCCAGCCCGGCATCGTCGATTACCTGGGCCGCGAGGAGATAATCTTCCTCGGCCCGGACGAGAACATCACCCCGGAACACATCCAGTGGATGGCGGACAGGGCCGCCCGGCGCGGCTACAAGTGGCCCAGTGCCTTCATGAGTTCCAAGCCCGGAGCGGGTATCCCCCACAAGAAGTACGGCGTCACCTCGGAAGGGGTCATCGTCTTTGCCGAGGAACTGTTGCGCACGCTTGGCATCGATCCGGAGAACGAGCCATTCACGGTCAAGATCACCGGCGGCCCCGCCGGGGACGTGGCCTCCAACGTCATGCGCATTCTCATTCGGGAGTTCGGCAAGAATGCGAAGATCGTCGCCATGACCGACGGCCACGGCGCGGTGTTCGACCCGGAGGGTATGGACCACGGGGAGCTGCTCAGGCTCATGGACAACAATCTCAAGGCCGCTGATTTCAGTCGGGCCGAACTCAGGGGTGAAGGGGCCTTCGTGGTGTCCACGGCGGAACCGGAGGGCACACGCATCCGCAACACCCTGCACAACACGGCCGTGGCCGACATCTTCATCCCGTCGGGCGGCAGGCCGGACACGATGAACATGTCCAACTGGAAGGAGTTCCTGCAAAAGGACGGCACGCCTTCGGCCCGGGGTATCGTCGAAGGGGCGAACATCTTCATCTCGCCCGACGCCCGCGCCATGCTTGAGCGGGCAGGGGTGCTGGCCGTGCCCGGCCCTTCGGCCAACAAGACCGGCGTCATCTGCTCGTCCTACGAGATTCTGGCCGGGCTCATCCTCTCCGAGGAAGAGTTCATGGGCATCAAGGATCAGTACGTCGGCCAGCTCCTGGTCATCCTCCGTCAACGGGCGCGTTCCGAGGCGCGTCTGCTCATGCGCGAATACAAACTGGCCGGGGGAGGGCGGACCATTACCCAGCTCTCCTATGCCCTGTCCGAGTCCATTAACTCCCTGGCCGGCCGCGTTGACGATGTGCTCAAGGAGTCCGTGAAGCAGGTGGCCGACGATCCCGCGCTGGTCGAGGTCCTATTGGCCTACTGTCCGGCCGTGCTGGCGGAAAGGTATCGCGAACGGCTCGTGAACGACCTGCCGCGCGCCCACCAACTGGCCCTGCTGGCCTCTTTCCTTTCCGCCAAGATGCTCTATCAGGAGGGACTGGGTTGGGCCGACCGCCTCGTTTCCCTGCGTGACGTGCGCGAGGTGTTCCTTGGCTACCTTGCGCAGGAAAAGACGGTGGCCGGACTTGTGGCGGAAGTGCGGGCGGCCGGGCTGGAGCACGGCGAGCTCATCGACCGCATTCTGGACCGCTCGGCGCGTAAGATTCTCACCTTGGACAGCCTTGGCCTGGGCTAG
- a CDS encoding chemotaxis protein, which translates to MSRTALDTGILLETGTNELEILEFYINEVREPGKDPVPNFFGINVAKVMQVIETPNLEPPESAPHPSFMGTIPLRDLILPVLDLSVWLELDMPKTERDIVIVTEFSKSVTGFLVSGVTEIHRVGWGEVIPPSSIISTNTDAIVGLIDKGDYFVQLLDLETILSQFEPDDGVEMAVSDNEYTVLVADDSATIRAMIKANLTEANFKPIVTNNGNEALRAIMDIKARAEAEGKDVTEYVDLVISDIEMPLMDGFSLTKRIKEDPVLQGLPVILYSSIITNELRHKGESVGADMQISKPDLHTIPQVALDLIEGGAR; encoded by the coding sequence ATGAGTAGAACCGCCTTAGATACCGGCATTCTCCTGGAGACGGGAACCAACGAACTCGAAATCCTCGAATTCTACATCAACGAGGTCCGCGAGCCGGGGAAGGACCCCGTACCGAATTTCTTCGGCATCAACGTCGCCAAGGTCATGCAGGTCATCGAGACGCCCAATCTTGAACCGCCGGAGTCCGCGCCGCACCCTTCGTTCATGGGCACCATCCCCCTGCGCGACCTTATCCTGCCGGTGCTGGACCTGTCCGTCTGGCTCGAACTGGACATGCCCAAAACGGAACGGGACATCGTCATCGTCACCGAGTTCAGCAAATCCGTGACCGGATTTTTGGTGTCGGGCGTGACCGAAATCCACCGCGTGGGCTGGGGCGAGGTCATCCCGCCGTCCAGCATCATCTCCACCAACACCGACGCCATTGTCGGCCTCATCGACAAGGGCGACTACTTCGTCCAGCTCCTTGACCTCGAAACCATTCTCTCGCAGTTCGAGCCGGACGACGGCGTGGAGATGGCCGTGTCGGACAACGAGTACACGGTCCTCGTGGCCGACGACTCGGCCACCATCCGGGCCATGATAAAAGCCAACCTGACCGAGGCCAACTTCAAGCCCATCGTCACCAACAACGGCAACGAGGCCCTGCGCGCCATCATGGACATCAAGGCCAGGGCCGAGGCCGAGGGCAAGGACGTCACCGAATATGTGGATCTGGTCATCTCCGACATCGAGATGCCCCTCATGGACGGCTTCAGCCTGACCAAACGCATCAAGGAAGACCCCGTCCTGCAAGGCTTGCCGGTCATCCTGTACTCGTCCATCATCACCAACGAGCTGCGGCACAAGGGCGAATCGGTAGGCGCGGACATGCAGATATCCAAGCCCGACCTGCATACCATCCCGCAGGTGGCCCTGGACCTCATTGAAGGCGGTGCCCGCTGA
- a CDS encoding Hpt domain-containing protein: MRLNDQVIEIFLEETAERLDSIESGLLHLETCGLDCGTETINSIFRDAHSVKAGSNLLKLTNIEDLAHKLENVLEMIRQKKIAPSEMIVTACLESVDKLRELIENVDRSETISTRLHKHMLDVAVQKTLNGE; the protein is encoded by the coding sequence ATGCGGCTGAACGATCAGGTGATCGAAATCTTTTTGGAGGAGACTGCGGAGCGGCTCGACTCCATCGAATCCGGCCTGCTCCATTTGGAGACCTGCGGCCTTGACTGCGGTACCGAGACCATAAATTCAATCTTCCGCGACGCCCATTCGGTCAAGGCGGGCTCAAATTTGCTCAAGCTGACCAACATCGAGGACCTGGCCCACAAGCTCGAAAACGTCTTGGAAATGATCCGCCAAAAGAAAATAGCCCCCTCGGAGATGATCGTCACCGCCTGCCTCGAATCCGTGGACAAGCTTCGCGAGCTTATCGAAAATGTCGACCGCAGCGAAACCATCTCCACCCGGCTCCACAAGCACATGCTCGATGTGGCTGTGCAGAAAACGCTAAACGGGGAATGA
- a CDS encoding UbiD family decarboxylase, which yields MGYRNTRECLDALEARGDLVRIEKSVDADLEIGAIQRRVFKVNGPALLFGNVRGCRFPMAANLYGTRERMRFIFRDTVEMVERLMKLKLDPMECLRHPWRYLGAPRTAWHTMPRTVSDGPVMANETAISSLPALKSWPMDGGPYVTLPQVYSENPAAPGFAGSNLGMYRVQLSGNEFEKNREVGLHYQIHRGIGHHHAEAIKRGEPLKVNIAVGGAPAMTVAAMMPLPEGLAELFFAGALGGHRIPMVKRPGGLPIPAEADFCICGTVVQGAEKPEGPFGDHLGYYSLAHDFPVLKVDKVYHRDNAVWPFTTVGRPPQEDTLFGAFVHELTAELVPSVFAGVHEVHAVDAAGVHPLLLAVGSERYVPYAAERQPQEILTNAMALLGNTQTSLSKYVLIAAQEDLPAGIGCHDVPEFFRHLLERADLTRDLHFITRTTIDTLDYSGISLNQGSKLVLAVAGSRKRELAAEVPGGLDLPRGFRDPQVFAPGILIIKGPKHRRKRDQQDPALERLGEMLGKVPGIEGFPLIVVADDAGFTAKNWDNFLWVAFTRSDPATDIYGAGAFTHAKHWGAEKALVVDARLKTYHAPPLEEDPEVEKRVDELGAKGGPLHGII from the coding sequence ATGGGATACAGGAATACGCGTGAATGCCTCGACGCTCTTGAGGCAAGAGGGGACCTCGTCCGCATCGAAAAGAGCGTGGACGCGGATCTGGAGATAGGAGCCATCCAGCGCAGGGTTTTCAAGGTCAATGGCCCGGCCCTGCTCTTCGGCAATGTCAGGGGATGCCGATTTCCCATGGCCGCCAACCTGTATGGAACTCGCGAACGGATGCGCTTCATCTTTCGTGACACCGTGGAGATGGTGGAGCGGTTGATGAAGCTCAAGCTCGACCCCATGGAGTGTCTGCGCCACCCCTGGCGATATCTCGGCGCGCCCAGAACGGCCTGGCACACCATGCCCAGGACCGTCTCGGACGGGCCGGTCATGGCCAACGAGACGGCCATCTCCAGTCTGCCCGCGCTCAAGTCCTGGCCCATGGATGGCGGCCCCTACGTGACGTTGCCCCAAGTGTACTCGGAGAATCCGGCCGCGCCGGGTTTCGCCGGATCGAATCTGGGCATGTACCGCGTCCAGCTTTCGGGCAACGAGTTCGAGAAGAACCGGGAAGTGGGGCTTCACTATCAGATTCACCGGGGCATCGGTCATCATCATGCCGAGGCCATCAAGCGGGGCGAGCCCCTCAAGGTGAACATCGCGGTGGGCGGCGCGCCCGCCATGACAGTGGCCGCGATGATGCCTTTGCCCGAGGGGCTGGCCGAACTGTTCTTCGCTGGCGCGCTGGGCGGCCACCGCATCCCCATGGTAAAGCGGCCCGGCGGCCTGCCTATCCCGGCCGAAGCGGATTTCTGCATTTGCGGAACAGTGGTCCAGGGGGCGGAGAAGCCCGAGGGGCCGTTCGGCGATCATCTGGGTTACTACAGCCTGGCCCACGACTTTCCCGTTCTCAAGGTGGACAAGGTCTACCACCGCGACAACGCGGTCTGGCCCTTTACCACCGTGGGCCGTCCTCCCCAGGAAGATACGCTGTTCGGCGCGTTCGTCCATGAACTGACCGCCGAGCTGGTCCCGTCGGTTTTCGCCGGCGTGCACGAGGTTCACGCGGTGGACGCGGCCGGGGTGCACCCGCTGCTTCTGGCCGTGGGTAGCGAGCGGTACGTGCCGTACGCGGCCGAGCGGCAGCCTCAGGAGATTTTGACCAACGCCATGGCTCTGCTCGGCAATACCCAGACCTCGTTGTCCAAGTATGTGCTCATCGCGGCGCAAGAGGACCTGCCCGCCGGGATCGGCTGCCACGACGTGCCCGAGTTCTTCCGGCATCTGCTGGAACGGGCGGACCTGACCCGCGATCTGCATTTCATCACCAGGACCACCATCGACACCTTGGACTATTCCGGCATCAGCCTGAATCAGGGGTCCAAGCTCGTTCTGGCCGTGGCCGGGAGCCGCAAGCGCGAGCTGGCTGCGGAGGTGCCGGGCGGGCTCGATCTGCCGCGCGGTTTCCGCGACCCGCAAGTCTTTGCGCCGGGGATTCTAATCATCAAGGGCCCCAAGCATCGGCGCAAGCGGGACCAGCAGGACCCGGCCCTGGAGCGGCTGGGCGAAATGCTGGGGAAGGTCCCCGGCATCGAAGGCTTCCCGCTGATCGTGGTGGCTGACGACGCGGGGTTTACGGCGAAGAATTGGGATAATTTTCTCTGGGTGGCCTTCACCCGGTCCGATCCGGCCACCGACATTTACGGCGCGGGCGCATTTACCCACGCCAAGCATTGGGGCGCGGAAAAGGCGCTGGTCGTCGACGCCCGCCTCAAGACTTATCACGCGCCGCCCCTTGAGGAAGACCCCGAGGTGGAGAAGCGGGTGGACGAACTGGGCGCCAAGGGCGGCCCCTTGCACGGCATTATCTAA
- a CDS encoding bacteriohemerythrin, producing MPLIQWDETMAVGMDELDDQHMELIDLINEVYEAIQRHDEPRMSHILDKMRDYAVIHFETEEAILSSCRYPDVAGHARQHQNFTDRVDDFKCNMLTTTNLSQVFIFLSRWLTNHIMNEDREFIPWLPQKNDEGA from the coding sequence ATGCCCTTGATTCAATGGGACGAAACCATGGCCGTCGGCATGGACGAGCTGGACGATCAGCACATGGAACTCATCGACCTCATCAACGAGGTGTACGAGGCCATCCAGCGCCACGACGAACCGAGGATGTCCCATATCCTGGACAAGATGCGGGACTACGCCGTCATCCACTTCGAAACCGAGGAAGCGATCCTGAGCAGTTGCCGCTATCCCGACGTTGCGGGCCATGCCCGACAGCATCAGAACTTCACGGACAGGGTGGACGACTTCAAGTGCAACATGCTTACCACGACCAACCTCTCCCAGGTCTTTATCTTTCTCAGCCGCTGGCTGACCAACCACATCATGAACGAAGACCGAGAATTCATTCCCTGGCTGCCGCAAAAGAATGACGAGGGAGCGTAA